TTCCACCCGAGTCGTGGGATGGAGTCAGAGAGGCGAAGCAATTCGGCCCTGAAAATATACAGCCAAGAAATCCTCAAACCGAGGCCATATCCGGACTGCCGCCGGTGGAATCGGAGGATAGTCTTTACCTGAATATCTGGGCACCTGAAAAAGAAAGCCATGATCCACTTTCCGTGATGGTATGGATTCATGGTGGATCGTTCGTTTCAGGCGCTGGCAGCCAGCCGATGTACGATGGAACACAACTCGTCCTCCGAGGAGACGTTATCGTCGTGACGATCAATTACCGCCTGGGGCCGCTTGGATTCCTGCATATGGCCCCGCTGGGAGAAGGTTTTGCATCCAACGTGGGTTTACTGGATCAGGTTGCTGCACTGCAATGGGTACAGGACAACATTGAGGCTTTTGGCGGCGACTCGGGTAACGTCACTGTATTCGGAGAATCTGCGGGCAGCATGAGTATTGCGGCTTTGATGGCGATGCCAGCAGCCAAAGGGTTGTTCCACCGTGCCATTATGCAAAGTGGAGCCTCGCAAGTCATGCCAGCAGAGCAGGCTTCAGCCATTCGTGAAGGCATGCTGAAGGTTCTGGGTGTGACACCAGATGACCTGCATAAACTCAAAACCATTCCAGTGGAGCAAATCATCGCTGCTGGCGAGACGGTCAAACAACAAAGCGGTGCAGGGATGGCCCTGTTGTTCCAGCCCGTACTGGATGGAGATACACTTCCGAACTCGCCTCTCCAGGCGGTAGAAAAGGGCGCAGCACAGGATATCCCTGTACTAATTGGAACCACTTTGCATGAAGGCTCGTTGTTCATT
Above is a window of Paenibacillus sp. E222 DNA encoding:
- a CDS encoding carboxylesterase/lipase family protein gives rise to the protein MRELQVNTRYGTVQGELLHGVNVWKGIPYAKPPVGELRFQAPVPPESWDGVREAKQFGPENIQPRNPQTEAISGLPPVESEDSLYLNIWAPEKESHDPLSVMVWIHGGSFVSGAGSQPMYDGTQLVLRGDVIVVTINYRLGPLGFLHMAPLGEGFASNVGLLDQVAALQWVQDNIEAFGGDSGNVTVFGESAGSMSIAALMAMPAAKGLFHRAIMQSGASQVMPAEQASAIREGMLKVLGVTPDDLHKLKTIPVEQIIAAGETVKQQSGAGMALLFQPVLDGDTLPNSPLQAVEKGAAQDIPVLIGTTLHEGSLFIQPQVPYSEEINMVKAVDFMTPDLENRAAIADSYPKTADGQAQVMTDLFFWRSAVQYAAAQKKHAPVWMYRFDWVMPEHPLLQKSIHSIDIFFAFNTLPVLKFMNAEPDAAAAELAGKVQDAWISFAKQGKPETAGVNWPAYEDDRATLIFNHEVELVHDPEASKRKLLGL